The Candidatus Zixiibacteriota bacterium genome includes a window with the following:
- a CDS encoding antibiotic biosynthesis monooxygenase, with translation MVHVMATFIVKPNKLAEVREAIGRFIDAVRDNEPDCLLYESFQGEDDNSFVHLMSFEDEAAEARHNQTLHTRQFHELLEAVCNQGPIFAHLKLLRTTER, from the coding sequence ATGGTTCACGTCATGGCGACCTTCATAGTCAAACCGAATAAACTGGCAGAAGTCAGGGAAGCGATTGGCCGGTTTATCGATGCAGTAAGAGATAACGAACCTGATTGTTTGCTTTATGAGTCGTTTCAGGGAGAGGATGACAATTCCTTCGTCCACCTGATGTCTTTCGAAGATGAAGCCGCCGAAGCCCGGCATAATCAGACACTCCATACCCGGCAGTTTCACGAATTACTCGAAGCCGTGTGCAATCAGGGCCCTATCTTCGCCCACTTGAAACTGCTCCGCACCACGGAGCGCTGA